Below is a genomic region from Telmatobacter sp. DSM 110680.
ACCACGATTGCAGCCGTGAGACGGTGAACTTTGCCCGGATTTTCAACCATGTGGCGAACTATTTTCGAAACGCCGTAAGTTCCTGATTCCGTCTTCGATGTCTGAGGTTGCGTTGTCTGCTTCGGATAAACGGGCAGGGGTTGAGTATTGGGAACATTGGATGCTGTTCCAGGAACTCCTGCCGCGATCTGCAGTTGACCCGAGGTTTGTTCGCTGCGCTCCATCGACAGCATTGCAGACTGGGCGGGATCATAACTTTCCCTTGTCTCGTCGATCGCATCTGGATCGTAATCCAGGGTCACGGATGCACGCACGTTTCCCGCTCCCGTCACCGGCTCAAGTGTAGAGATCAACTTTTCCTCGAGAGCTTGTTCTGCATTGAGCTGCAATCCATCAGCGGTCTTAGGACCCAGGGGCAGGTGACCAGATGCATCTACAAGAACCACACGATCGGCCTGAAGTCCATCGACTGCAGACGCGACCAAATTGCGGATTGCGTCTGCTTCTCCGTCCGCCAGCGCACCGCGACGTAGTTTCAGGACAACAGACGCTTTGGCAGGCCTATCCTGATCGCGAAACAAAGAATCATGTGCAATCACCAAGTGCACGCGCGCCGATTCAACATCGGCCAACGATCCTACGGTGTGTTCGAGTTCCCCCTCTAGCGCGCGCTGATAATTTACCTGTTCATCAAACTCTGAGCCAACCCAGTTTGGCTTGTCGAAAAGCTCGAATCCCATCCGCCCGCTTTTTGCGCCGCCCTTGGCGGCCGTGGCCAACCGGGCTTTATCCAACTGCGATGCAGCAACGCGCAGAGTTGTTCCGTTTTCCGTTACATCATATGGGATCTGCGCTTGCGTCAAAGTGAGGCCGAGCTGCCTCGCGTCGTCCGGATCAAGTCCTGCATATAAGATTTTCCAGTCGATGCGCAATCCGAACCACAACAGACCGCCCAAAAGTGTGATCAGCATGGTGACCGCAACAATCGACCAGCGACGCTGCAGCGGGTCCATGCTCGCCCAGCCAATGCGCGACCGAGTCCACAGGGCCGCGACTCCCGCAGCCATCTGGCTGGTGGTGATTTCCGATTCGCGTTTCTCCAACTGTGTTTGTGGAGTGGCCATCTTCTCTGTCCTTGCCGATTGTCGAATCGGCAACGCGTGCGTAGTCAGGCCGAGCCTTGGCGCGGCTCAGGTGCTTCGTTCTACTCAGAACTGCATCCCCATCACCGACTGGTAGCTCTGGATCGCCTTATTACGCAGCGCCAGAGCCATTTCGAAGGCCATGCTGGCCTTTTCAGTGGCGATCATCGCCTGATGCACGTCCACACCCGATCCTGAGATCAATCCGTCGACCGCGGTGCGAGCCTGATCTTCCATCTGGCTCACCTTTCCAATCGCGCTGATCATGAGATTGCTGAATGGTGAATCTTCAGCGCCGGGTGAAG
It encodes:
- the fliE gene encoding flagellar hook-basal body complex protein FliE is translated as MITGVHVVSVASAASSSAPVSVAQIAGNRAASPGAEDSPFSNLMISAIGKVSQMEDQARTAVDGLISGSGVDVHQAMIATEKASMAFEMALALRNKAIQSYQSVMGMQF
- the fliF gene encoding flagellar basal-body MS-ring/collar protein FliF, encoding MATPQTQLEKRESEITTSQMAAGVAALWTRSRIGWASMDPLQRRWSIVAVTMLITLLGGLLWFGLRIDWKILYAGLDPDDARQLGLTLTQAQIPYDVTENGTTLRVAASQLDKARLATAAKGGAKSGRMGFELFDKPNWVGSEFDEQVNYQRALEGELEHTVGSLADVESARVHLVIAHDSLFRDQDRPAKASVVLKLRRGALADGEADAIRNLVASAVDGLQADRVVLVDASGHLPLGPKTADGLQLNAEQALEEKLISTLEPVTGAGNVRASVTLDYDPDAIDETRESYDPAQSAMLSMERSEQTSGQLQIAAGVPGTASNVPNTQPLPVYPKQTTQPQTSKTESGTYGVSKIVRHMVENPGKVHRLTAAIVVNDRMVRPPAKGTAGQWQARSTDELRNLTSLAQAAVGFDATRGDVVSVQDISFEENRIQIIPSVPAQMLSRIESSPVVVKYLSLLIGLMVVLSFGVRPALGKVASAIKATPRELSRGAAAVSQMSLPPVEVALPDPERVRSQKIFEQVASQIKSEPAQSSRLLQSWIHSD